From Rhinolophus sinicus isolate RSC01 linkage group LG15, ASM3656204v1, whole genome shotgun sequence, the proteins below share one genomic window:
- the MFSD6L gene encoding major facilitator superfamily domain-containing protein 6-like isoform X1: protein MSANPQWDISRALGVARLFHLVCGVRDACVTPFLTLYLRQLGLAAPWVGILMGTKHLIAAFWAPFCAFLAKSYRKRRALLIGSLLGSVGASLLMVLVPPLDKDLGYHSCNGSRSVTTTVRPPGVVLTVNLTLAPEPASSHPAGAPSLPARRSTGIRNASGFRKGPGESVQEPFSYLPGYFVSSAEGARTTSGVHPITSGVKDAPWEGAFKVVSTALPLLAEGTVLGSPANLSATKGNTGALDLSLEGLRWTLILSLVAMAFWELQTAPLERVADDSLYEYLDFVDATDRYRNLWIWRLLGMSAGVCGIAALVGQLDCFLMPSGPRGVLHFYGYSLVSTLALPVSIAFPIPACRWREPSYKTVKALSLVGGDPRLILLAFTVFLIGAATSTVQNFLFWHMEDHGSSELVMGFSVSLGLLGEILLHPFKTMLLRKLSRAGTVGLGLGCLSGQLLYYSFLWSWWSVLPAQILSAISNGALWWAVVASIEDLATPRTERPLSAVFRSHFYGGGASLGSFVGGFVVTHFSLAVLYQASCVVLLLWLVLFLSIQPKLPQEQKINYSKLLAVEASDTSDSEQGTERDWLVKAMREEHSDWKG, encoded by the coding sequence ATGAGCGCCAACCCACAGTGGGACATAAGCAGGGCGCTGGGAGTGGCCAGGCTCTTCCACTTGGTGTGTGGGGTCCGGGATGCCTGCGTGACCCCGTTTCTGACCCTCTACCTGAGGCAACTGGGCTTGGCCGCGCCCTGGGTGGGCATCCTAATGGGAACCAAGCACCTGATCGCAGCCTTCTGGGCTCCCTTCTGTGCCTTCCTGGCCAAAAGCTACCGGAAAAGGAGGGCGCTTCTGATTGGCTCGCTGCTTGGCTCGGTGGGAGCCAGCCTGTTGATGGTCCTGGTGCCGCCGCTGGACAAAGATCTGGGGTACCACTCCTGTAACGGCAGCCGCAGCGTGACCACCACAGTCCGACCCCCCGGGGTCGTACTAACTGTGAACCTCACCTTGGCCCCAGAGCCTGCCTCAAGCCACCCAGCGGGGGCACCCAGCCTCCCAGCCAGGAGGAGTACTGGGATCCGGAACGCCTCTGGCTTCAGAAAAGGACCTGGGGAGAGTGTCCAAGAACCTTTCAGTTATCTACCCGGCTACTTTGTGAGCTCCGCTGAAGGAGCCAGGACCACATCCGGAGTTCATCCTATCACTTCAGGGGTGAAAGATGCTCCCTGGGAAGGTGCTTTTAAGGTGGTCAGTACTGCCCTCCCTTTGCTTGCTGAGGGTACAGTGCTGGGAAGTCCAGCCAACTTGTCGGCAACCAAGGGGAACACAGGGGCCCTTGACCTCTCCTTGGAAGGCTTACGATGGACCCTCATTCTCTCGTTGGTGGCCATGGCGTTCTGGGAGCTGCAGACAGCCCCTCTGGAGCGGGTTGCGGATGACAGCCTTTATGAGTACCTGGATTTTGTGGATGCCACTGACCGTTACAGAAACCTATGGATCTGGAGGCTTCTGGGCATGTCGGCAGGCGTGTGTGGCATTGCAGCCTTAGTGGGACAGCTTGACTGCTTCCTGATGCCAAGTGGCCCCCGAGGTGTGCTACACTTCTATGGCTACTCGCTGGTCAGCACCCTGGCTTTACCGGTGAGCATTGCATTTCCCATCCCCGCCTGCAGGTGGCGGGAGCCCAGCTACAAAACGGTCAAAGCACTGTCTCTGGTAGGGGGCGACCCCCGCCTCATTCTCCTAGCCTTCACTGTTTTTCTGATAGGAGCCGCTACTAGCACAGTACAGAACTTTCTGTTCTGGCACATGGAAGACCATGGGAGCAGCGAGCTGGTCATGGGTTTCTCGGTCTCCCTGGGCTTACTGGGGGAAATTCTACTTCATCcgttcaaaacaatgttgcttagAAAACTGTCCAGGGCGGGCacggtggggctggggctgggctgcctcTCAGGGCAGCTACTGTACTACTCTTTCCTCTGGAGCTGGTGGTCTGTCCTCCCTGCTCAGATCTTGAGCGCCATCAGCAATGGGGCTCTGTGGTGGGCAGTGGTGGCCTCAATAGAGGACCTGGCCACTCCCAGAACGGAGAGACCTCTGAGTGCCGTGTTCCGAAGCCACTTCTACGGGGGCGGGGCCAGCCTGGGCAGCTTTGTGGGGGGGTTTGTGGTGACGCACTTCAGCCTGGCTGTGCTCTACCAGGCCAGCTGTGTGGTCCTGTTGCTCTGGCTGGTCTTGTTCCTGTCCATCCAGCCGAAACTGCCCCAGGAACAGAAAATCAACTACTCCAAGTTGCTGGCCGTGGAGGCGAGTGACACAAGCGACTCTGAGCAGGGGACTGAACGGGACTGGCTTGTGAAGGCCATGAGGGAGGAACACTCAGACTGGAAGGGTTGA
- the MFSD6L gene encoding major facilitator superfamily domain-containing protein 6-like isoform X2 has protein sequence MSANPQWDISRALGVARLFHLVCGVRDACVTPFLTLYLRQLGLAAPWVGILMGTKHLIAAFWAPFCAFLAKSYRKRRALLIGSLLGSVGASLLMVLVPPLDKDLGYHSCNGSRSVTTTVRPPGVVLTVNLTLAPEPASSHPAGAPSLPARRSTGIRNASGFRKGPGESVQEPFSYLPGYFVSSAEGARTTSGVHPITSGVKDAPWEGAFKVVSTALPLLAEGTVLGSPANLSATKGNTGALDLSLEGLRWTLILSLVAMAFWELQTAPLERVADDSLYEYLDFVDATDRYRNLWIWRLLGMSAGVCGIAALVGQLDCFLMPSGPRGVLHFYGYSLVSTLALPASCVVLLLWLVLFLSIQPKLPQEQKINYSKLLAVEASDTSDSEQGTERDWLVKAMREEHSDWKG, from the exons ATGAGCGCCAACCCACAGTGGGACATAAGCAGGGCGCTGGGAGTGGCCAGGCTCTTCCACTTGGTGTGTGGGGTCCGGGATGCCTGCGTGACCCCGTTTCTGACCCTCTACCTGAGGCAACTGGGCTTGGCCGCGCCCTGGGTGGGCATCCTAATGGGAACCAAGCACCTGATCGCAGCCTTCTGGGCTCCCTTCTGTGCCTTCCTGGCCAAAAGCTACCGGAAAAGGAGGGCGCTTCTGATTGGCTCGCTGCTTGGCTCGGTGGGAGCCAGCCTGTTGATGGTCCTGGTGCCGCCGCTGGACAAAGATCTGGGGTACCACTCCTGTAACGGCAGCCGCAGCGTGACCACCACAGTCCGACCCCCCGGGGTCGTACTAACTGTGAACCTCACCTTGGCCCCAGAGCCTGCCTCAAGCCACCCAGCGGGGGCACCCAGCCTCCCAGCCAGGAGGAGTACTGGGATCCGGAACGCCTCTGGCTTCAGAAAAGGACCTGGGGAGAGTGTCCAAGAACCTTTCAGTTATCTACCCGGCTACTTTGTGAGCTCCGCTGAAGGAGCCAGGACCACATCCGGAGTTCATCCTATCACTTCAGGGGTGAAAGATGCTCCCTGGGAAGGTGCTTTTAAGGTGGTCAGTACTGCCCTCCCTTTGCTTGCTGAGGGTACAGTGCTGGGAAGTCCAGCCAACTTGTCGGCAACCAAGGGGAACACAGGGGCCCTTGACCTCTCCTTGGAAGGCTTACGATGGACCCTCATTCTCTCGTTGGTGGCCATGGCGTTCTGGGAGCTGCAGACAGCCCCTCTGGAGCGGGTTGCGGATGACAGCCTTTATGAGTACCTGGATTTTGTGGATGCCACTGACCGTTACAGAAACCTATGGATCTGGAGGCTTCTGGGCATGTCGGCAGGCGTGTGTGGCATTGCAGCCTTAGTGGGACAGCTTGACTGCTTCCTGATGCCAAGTGGCCCCCGAGGTGTGCTACACTTCTATGGCTACTCGCTGGTCAGCACCCTGGCTTTACCG GCCAGCTGTGTGGTCCTGTTGCTCTGGCTGGTCTTGTTCCTGTCCATCCAGCCGAAACTGCCCCAGGAACAGAAAATCAACTACTCCAAGTTGCTGGCCGTGGAGGCGAGTGACACAAGCGACTCTGAGCAGGGGACTGAACGGGACTGGCTTGTGAAGGCCATGAGGGAGGAACACTCAGACTGGAAGGGTTGA